Genomic segment of Methanobacterium formicicum:
TCCACTGGACTGGCTGAAGAATTGCTGTTCAGGGGAATCCTCCAGACCAATGTTACCAAAATGTTCGGAACAGTATTCGCTCTCCTTTACACGTCCCTGGTGTTTACCACCATGCACATAGGCTGGATATACTTTTCTGACCTGGTCTTCGTGTTCAGCGTGGCCATGTTCTATGGTTACTGCCTTATAAAAACCAAATCAATAGTGGGAATCACGGTAGCTCACGGAATATCCAATTCCATGTTGTTCCTGGTAATGCCCTTCGTTAATTTAGCAGCTTTCGGTATATTTTAACCCTTTTCAATTTTTATTTTAATTTTTCAATTAAATTCAAAAAAGAAAAACTTCATTAAGAAAAATAGAAAAATTAAACCCCTCCAAATATGGAAGGGTGGCTTCTTTTAATTTATTAAATATACTTCAACCCTTATTCTCCTTCACCCTTCCGGTATTCATGGGTGAAGTGTGCATCGTAGAGCTTGGATGGAGTTACCTCATCTATACCAAGCACGTCCCCCACTACAATAAGGGCGGTCTTGGTTATTCCAGCATCCTTTACCCGGTCGGCTATGTCCTCCAGGGTGCCCCTGACTATTTTCTCGTCTTCCCAGCTGGCCTTCTGGACCACGGCCACCGGGGTCTCCGGGTCGTAGAAGGTCAATAGTTCAGCCACTACCTTGGCGATCATGTGCACTCCCAGGAATATACACATGGTGGCCCGGTGCTCGGCCAGGCGGAAGATGGCCTCACGATCCGGTTTGGGTGTGCGCCCGGCGGGACGGGTGATGATGACTGTCTGGGAAACCTCGGGCTGGGTCAGCTCGGCTTCCAGTGCCGCAGCCGAGGCAAACAATGAACTAACACCAGGGATGATTTCATAAGGCACCTTTTCCGACTTGAGGTACTGTATCTGTTCGGCTATGGCCCCGTAGATTGCCGGGTCACCAGTGTGCACCCTAGCCACCAGTTTACCGGCCTGGGCAGATTCTGCCATCATCTGAACTATTTCATCCAGGTTCATCTGGGCGCTGTTGTGTATTTCTGCTCCTTCTTTGGCTTCGGATAAGACCTGGGGGTTTACCAGGGACCCGGCGTATATGATGAGGTCTGCCTTTTCAATTACCTTGGCGGCTTTGATGGTAAGTAGTTCCGGGTCTCCCGGACCGGCTCCAATAAAAATTACTTTGCCCTGCATGTTAAATCACTCCTAGTAATCTTTAACTTATTGATTTTAAAATATTTACCACTTTAAATCTAGTACAGTCAATCTATCAAATTTAGTTATCCCACTATTAATCTATAATTTTCAAAAAGGTCTACTACGTAGGAACTTTCATCTTTACTTAATTGAGTTGTCAGTTTATTTATATAATTTATCAGTTACCGTTCCTTTGAATTAAGTTATTTTTCATTATTAAGAAATCAATGAATACACCCAGTAAAAAATCTATTTTAGTAAGTTATCACGGCCTTACTTTAATATAATTTGCTTGATTCCAGGATGAAACAATACACCCTTCTAATTTTCGTTTAACAATGTTTATTAAAAGGTTCGTAAAATATTAGGGATAGACAATTAGTCTTAAGAGTGGTGAATATATTGATCACCCTACATTTTAAAATCAACTTAAAAGGAGGTGAAAAACACGAAAAAACAAGCCACAACTAAATTTTTGATTCCAATGATCATTTTAGTTATAGCTCTGGTCCTCGGAGTAGGTAGTGTGGCCGCGGCCAGCGAAGATAACACCAGTCAAGCCAACAACTCCACCAGTATAACCACTGCCCCAGAATTAACCGAAACTCAAACTGACAACACCGTAAACAGTGATCCAGCCACTCCCGCCGACCCTCAGATCTGGCGTGACGGGGCTCCCGTAGCCCGTGGAGGACACCCCGCTGGTTATCAGTACTCCACCATTGCCGAGGCCATTAACGATGCCCTGGACGGGGACACCATAATGCTGGAATCTGGTGCAGTTTTCCATGAACAGCTAACTGTGGGTAAAAGTCTGACCTTCAATGTACTGGACCAGGACCCGGCCACCCTTAACGGCAGCACCTTCTCCGGATCCATACTCACCATCAACCCCGGGGTGACAGTGTACCTGTACAATTTAATATTCACTGATGGGAATACTGGTGACTCTGGTGGTGCCATATTCAATATGGGCACCTTAACTGCTGAAAACTGTACCTTTACCCATAACACCGCTAGCAATAATGGTGGTGCAATATGTAACTGGCAGAGTACCGTTGCTCTAACTAACTGTACCTTTGTGGGTAACCAGGGTTACCTCGGTGGTGCTATCCTGAGTTTTATGAGTTCTAATCCCTTTTCGATTACCGGGTGTACTTTCACTGATAACATAGCAACCGAAGGTGCCGCTATCAACAACAATATAGGTAGTACTGTTATCATTGCTGATAGTAATTTCACGGGTAACCATGCCGATGTCGGGGGAGCTATCATAAACTGGGGAGTTTTAAGCATAACTGGCAGTAACCTGGAAAACAACAGTGCAAACTTTGGTGGTGCCTTCTATATCTGGGCCACCGGTGTTACCACCACCGCCCATTTTAACCGCATCGTGGGGAACACCGCACCTAATGGTAATGCTATTTACTGCAGTGGAAGTACGATAGACGCCACCCACAACTGGTGGGGTAACAACACTCCTGACTTTAGCAGTCTGTTCACCGTGGTCAGCGGTGGCTCAGTAAACGCTGATCCCTGGATGATCCTGCAGGTAACTACCAATCCCGGAGCCATCAACAACAGTGAAAATTCCCAGGTAACTGTGGATTTACTCCACGATTCAACCTACGACCCGGCAAACCCCGAGGCATCCTACCATGACCCATCCTTAGGACATGTACCTGATAAGCTACCCATCTTACTAAACCTGAGCTGGGGAAGTTTCACTGACCCAGTAATCTCACACACCATCACCAGTTACCTGGTAAATGGTACAACTACGGCTACCTTCTATGCTAATGAAGGAAAAGCACCCACAGACCCGGTAACAGTTAACGCCACGTTAGATAGTTATCCGGCATCAGGTACCATCGAAGTCGAGCCGGTAAGCAACCTATCCATCACTTTAAACGGCCCGGCAACAGTTAGTGCAGGTAAAACCATCACCTACACCGTCACCTTCACCAACAGTGGCCTTGATGATGCGGAGAACGTGAACCTAACTGATAACTTACCTCCAGGTCTCTACAATATCCGGTGGACTGCAGTTTACAGTGGAGGGGCTTCTGGTCCTGCCTCTGGTACAGGTAATTTGAACCTGAATCTGGGAACTGTCCCGGCAAATGGTATGGTTACCATTACCGTAACTGCCGATGTACCCTCATCAACTGTAGAGGGCACAGTGTTAACCAACATGGTAACCGTAGCTTCCACTACCGGTACTACCCGTGATGCCACAGCCACTACTACGGTAACCGGTTATAGTGAGAATTCAGACCCGGCAACAGTCAACGCTGCTACCAGCGAAAAGACCATCCCAATGCAGACTACCGGAGTTCCAATAGCCGGAATAGTTCTGTCTATTCTGATGGTGCTGGGCGGATTCATTGGTGCCCAAAAAAGAGAATAAATCAGGGATTTTTTGGTAAATCCCTTTTCCCCCATTTTTTTTAGTCAATTAAAATCAAATATAAGCCTCTTTGAAGCTATTTTAAAAAAAGATTATTTAAAAAAAATGACACGTTCTGGATTCCATTCAGTTTTCTTTTAAAGTTCAAACTTCCTTTCTTCCAGTTCTATGGACCCGTAGGGGCATTCCTGTATGCATATTTCACAGCATCCACAGCTGGCCGGGTCAATGACTGCCTGTTCATTCTCATTTAGGGTTACGGTGTCTATTCCGATCTGTACCTGGGGGCAGTGCTTGATGCATTCGTGCTGGCATTCATCGGCTTCACAGGTTTCATGGTCCACCACGGCGGACTTCATGGAGAAGCCCAGTGCCCGGCGCACAGCTTCCTTGACCTGGTATCCTGCCAGGTGGAGTATGGTGTCCCCCACCGCGGGGTCGGTGGACATGCTGGCGTTACAGGGGTAGTTGTGCAGTTTGGTCCCGGATTCCAGTTCTGCTTCCTCGGCGGGTAGTCCCTCAATGTTCTCGGCTATGAAGTGGGTGCTGCCACAGGGGGCAGTGCGGATTACTTTAACCTTCTTTATGAGGCCGTCGGATTCTATTTCCAGTTGGGGTCTTCCAAATTGTTCAGCGAATTCATCGATGTAGGTGTCGCCCACTGGTTCCAGGGAACAGAAGGGTTTGGGGAATACTATCTTAATTTCTGGGGCGGATTCTTCTATCTCCCGTTGCAGTCCCGGTGGTATCTGTGCCGGGTCGTGTATGGGTATGATCACTGATTGGGCACCGCTTTCCCGGGCGATGATGGGTACGATCATATTGATATCCCCAAATAGACCCACGGCCAGGATTAAATCCGCCTGAGGTATGGATTTAGGTACGTACTGTTCAAAGTCATCTATGAACTCGGGGAGATCCTCGGGGATCTCCTCCAGACCCACCATGCTACTGGCCAGTCCCATTTCAGCCAGACTGTTGACAATTCGACTGCCATACTTCCCTGAACTTATTATGTAAAGTTTCATAGTATTCCTCTCTGCCCATTTTAGTTTTATACTCAATCGAGTTAAAAGAACACTCTAAGTAATTAGTCCTATATTTTATAGTCCTTAATAAATTAGTTGATATTATCGCCAGGTTGACATCTTTAAAAATGCTCCAGTTTAAGGAGTATTCCAAAGTGTCCATTATCAAGGGGCTCCATTTAAGGGTGCTCCCTTATCACAGGGATACATTTTCTAAAATTTGGTAACATACATTTATTTTTAAGCGGTTTAAATCATTAAAACTTGAAAAAAATAGGTAAATGAAGAGTATAGATTTATTTTATTCCTTCCGGGTGCAGAGGTTATTCCTTTAAGGCCCAGTAACACCTTTTAGGGGAGATGATGGTTTCATCTTTTTTGAGTTCTTTCATTATTTTGTCAACTTCTTTTTTATCCACACCTGATATCTGGCTGACTTTAGTGGCATTTAAAGGTTCTTCAGAGTCTTTGAATGCTTTAATTACCTTTTCTTTGTTATCCATTCATATCACCTCTTAGATTATTCCCTTTGAATCCATATAATATTTTTCACGAACAGTTCGAGTGGAAACTATGCCCTGATACAATTGATTCATTCAATTGATCCAAAACGTCTTCTGCTTCTAAATCCCCGAGATTTAAATTATTCCAGTGGAAATGGTCCGTTTTTTATTTCAATGGCGTCCAGTGGACATTCCTTCAGGCATATCTCACAGTAGCCACATGTGGCCGGGTCAATGAAGGCCTTCTTATCTCCACGGAGGGTTATGGTATCCAAGCCAATAAGTACCTGGGGGCAGCTTTTAATACACTCTTCCTGGCATTTTTCACGGTTGCACTTTTCCGGTTCCACCACTGCTGATTTAATGGCGTATCCCAGGCCCCTTTTAACTGCTTCCTTGATCTGGTAGCTGGCCAGGTGCATACTGGTGTCCCCCACTGCCGGGTCAGTGCTGATGCTGGCGTTGCAGGGGTAGTTGTGCAGTTTGTGGGCGGCCACCAGTTCGGCCTCTTCACTGGGTGTGCTCCACAGTCCCTTGGCAATGTAGTTGGTTGAACCGCAGGGTGCGCCCCGCAGGACTTTCACCTTCTTTATGTACCGGTCGGCCTTGATTACCAGCTGGGGTTTGCCGAATTTACTGGCAAACTCATCGATACAGGGGTCACCCATGGCCTGCAGTGAGCAGAATGGTTTGGGAAACACGAAATTCACGTGGGGCGCTGCTTCCTGGATCTCCTGCTGCAGTCCGGGGGGCATCTGCTGGGGGTCGTAAACCGGTATGATGGCCGAGCTTGCTCCGGTTTTACGGGCCACCTCGGGTACCACCATGTTGATGTCCCCGGAGAGTCCCACCGCTATAATCAGGTCCGCCGGGGGCAGGTTCTGGGGCACGTAACAGGCATAGTCCTCTATAAAATCAGGCAGATCCTCGGGGAATTCTTCCATCCCCACAATATCCCCGGCCATTCCATGCTCCGCCAGGTTATTAACCACCCTGCTCCCGTATTTACCCGAGATTAGAAGGTAGAGTTTCATTTTTCCCTCCAATTTATATTAAAGGTGTTATTTTATTGCTCTTATTCCTTTCAGTGTAATTTGGGATTTATTCAGTGATTCAATGGAATTCTATTCGGTAAATTAAGTATTGATTGGATTTATTTACTGTATTTAATCCATTTAAATCCATTTAATCATCATCAAGTTTGCGGCATTTGAAGATGACGGTACCTCCGTCGGTGTATGGTTTTCCCGGGTCAACACATTGCAGGTAGGCGTGGTCTTCATCACCTTCACTGGTGAGTCCCAGGGCCAGGGGTATCCAGTCATGTTCCAGGATAGTGGTGTAGTGTAAAATAGTGGATAGGGCGTGGGTGCAGAGGGCGTCGGTTTTATCCAGGTCTATCTCCGGATCCTTGATGGTGATGCGGTCACCCTCCTGGTAAACCGGGCAGTGCCCCTTTATTTCATGGACAGTAATCTCCAACATAATTGGTCCCCATTCCAAGATTAACTTGTTTAGTATTTTTGTACTCCCGGGTAAATAACCCTTGAGTAATTGGGTGGAGGAGTAATGATTAAAAATTAAAATAGGATATAGGGGTAATTTTATGGATTTGTTGGATCCTAAACAATAGGAATTAAAATAGGATTTTGAGCATTAAAATAATAAAAAAGAGTAAAGTTGGGTTTTAACCCACTTTTACATTTATCTGCCTTACATTAATTCTTCCCGGAGGTCAATGGTATCGGTCAGGTCTGGTCCGGTACTGATTATAGTCACCGGGACCTTGGTCTCGTTTTCTATTTCTTCCACAAACCTTTTGACTTCACCGGAAAGGTCACTGTAATCAGTCACCCTTTCACAGGAGGGGTATAACCGGTCCACACAGGTCAGTGCTATCTGGGTAGCACCGTTTATCATACAGGATTCCCGGGCCATTTCCATGTCGAAGATTCCCACTCTTCGCCTTCGGCCGGTGACTGTCCCGTATTCTTCGATGTCCATCTTTTCTGCTTCTTCCTGGGTTATCTCGGAGGGGAATGGTCCTTCTCCTACCCGGGTGATGTAGGATTTGAAAACTACAATAACATCATCAATACGAGTGGGTCCTACACCAACATCAGCCGCAGCTGAGGAGGCAGTGGTGTCCTTACTGGTTACAAAGGGGTAGGTTCCGTAGTAGAGTGACAGTCCAAAACCCTGTGATCCTTCAATGAACACGTCGCGTCCTTCATCCAGGGCGGTGTTCACCTCTAAAGGCACGTCTGCCACGTATCCGTCCATGGAGTCCACGTCTATGGCCTGTTTAATGGTTCTGAGTGCCCGGTCACGGTTGGCTGGTCCGCAGCCAGTACCGGTACTTCCAATCTTCTTGAATAGGTGATCGGATCCCTTGTCCTGTTCCTTGTGTTCTTCTTCAATTATGGCGCAGCGATAATCAGCGAAGGTCCTGGTTTTTACCTGGTAC
This window contains:
- the cobM gene encoding precorrin-4 C(11)-methyltransferase, producing MQGKVIFIGAGPGDPELLTIKAAKVIEKADLIIYAGSLVNPQVLSEAKEGAEIHNSAQMNLDEIVQMMAESAQAGKLVARVHTGDPAIYGAIAEQIQYLKSEKVPYEIIPGVSSLFASAAALEAELTQPEVSQTVIITRPAGRTPKPDREAIFRLAEHRATMCIFLGVHMIAKVVAELLTFYDPETPVAVVQKASWEDEKIVRGTLEDIADRVKDAGITKTALIVVGDVLGIDEVTPSKLYDAHFTHEYRKGEGE
- a CDS encoding DUF11 domain-containing protein gives rise to the protein MIILVIALVLGVGSVAAASEDNTSQANNSTSITTAPELTETQTDNTVNSDPATPADPQIWRDGAPVARGGHPAGYQYSTIAEAINDALDGDTIMLESGAVFHEQLTVGKSLTFNVLDQDPATLNGSTFSGSILTINPGVTVYLYNLIFTDGNTGDSGGAIFNMGTLTAENCTFTHNTASNNGGAICNWQSTVALTNCTFVGNQGYLGGAILSFMSSNPFSITGCTFTDNIATEGAAINNNIGSTVIIADSNFTGNHADVGGAIINWGVLSITGSNLENNSANFGGAFYIWATGVTTTAHFNRIVGNTAPNGNAIYCSGSTIDATHNWWGNNTPDFSSLFTVVSGGSVNADPWMILQVTTNPGAINNSENSQVTVDLLHDSTYDPANPEASYHDPSLGHVPDKLPILLNLSWGSFTDPVISHTITSYLVNGTTTATFYANEGKAPTDPVTVNATLDSYPASGTIEVEPVSNLSITLNGPATVSAGKTITYTVTFTNSGLDDAENVNLTDNLPPGLYNIRWTAVYSGGASGPASGTGNLNLNLGTVPANGMVTITVTADVPSSTVEGTVLTNMVTVASTTGTTRDATATTTVTGYSENSDPATVNAATSEKTIPMQTTGVPIAGIVLSILMVLGGFIGAQKRE
- a CDS encoding DUF166 domain-containing protein, whose amino-acid sequence is MKLYIISSGKYGSRIVNSLAEMGLASSMVGLEEIPEDLPEFIDDFEQYVPKSIPQADLILAVGLFGDINMIVPIIARESGAQSVIIPIHDPAQIPPGLQREIEESAPEIKIVFPKPFCSLEPVGDTYIDEFAEQFGRPQLEIESDGLIKKVKVIRTAPCGSTHFIAENIEGLPAEEAELESGTKLHNYPCNASMSTDPAVGDTILHLAGYQVKEAVRRALGFSMKSAVVDHETCEADECQHECIKHCPQVQIGIDTVTLNENEQAVIDPASCGCCEICIQECPYGSIELEERKFEL
- a CDS encoding MarR family transcriptional regulator gives rise to the protein MDNKEKVIKAFKDSEEPLNATKVSQISGVDKKEVDKIMKELKKDETIISPKRCYWALKE
- a CDS encoding DUF166 domain-containing protein, whose translation is MKLYLLISGKYGSRVVNNLAEHGMAGDIVGMEEFPEDLPDFIEDYACYVPQNLPPADLIIAVGLSGDINMVVPEVARKTGASSAIIPVYDPQQMPPGLQQEIQEAAPHVNFVFPKPFCSLQAMGDPCIDEFASKFGKPQLVIKADRYIKKVKVLRGAPCGSTNYIAKGLWSTPSEEAELVAAHKLHNYPCNASISTDPAVGDTSMHLASYQIKEAVKRGLGYAIKSAVVEPEKCNREKCQEECIKSCPQVLIGLDTITLRGDKKAFIDPATCGYCEICLKECPLDAIEIKNGPFPLE
- a CDS encoding TIGR04076 family protein; translation: MLEITVHEIKGHCPVYQEGDRITIKDPEIDLDKTDALCTHALSTILHYTTILEHDWIPLALGLTSEGDEDHAYLQCVDPGKPYTDGGTVIFKCRKLDDD
- a CDS encoding adenylosuccinate synthetase — translated: MTCNILVGGAWGDEGKGKCITYLCNQDKPEIIARAGVGPNAGHSVEFNGEKYGLRMIPSGFVHTGARLLIGAGVLVDPAVFHHELDYLNKYQVKTRTFADYRCAIIEEEHKEQDKGSDHLFKKIGSTGTGCGPANRDRALRTIKQAIDVDSMDGYVADVPLEVNTALDEGRDVFIEGSQGFGLSLYYGTYPFVTSKDTTASSAAADVGVGPTRIDDVIVVFKSYITRVGEGPFPSEITQEEAEKMDIEEYGTVTGRRRRVGIFDMEMARESCMINGATQIALTCVDRLYPSCERVTDYSDLSGEVKRFVEEIENETKVPVTIISTGPDLTDTIDLREELM